In the Besnoitia besnoiti strain Bb-Ger1 chromosome IX, whole genome shotgun sequence genome, GTCCGCACtggacgcggcgtcgctctcctcgtcggtctccgccccagccgcccgccgctcgcgccggcgccgcgcccgctcgccggcggcgcccgccgacgccgcgccgcagaccaGACAGAGGTTGTGTCCGCAGGCCAGCACGAGGACATCGTCTACGTGTCGCCCGCAGTGGGAGCAGGCGAtctcgggcggcggcgcaggcggcgggggcgcgcggaggccccgCGTGGGCcggcgcccccgcgccgcggggccTGAAGCCCcagacggcgaagccgaggccacggcgcgcggcgaagcaggcagagcggaaagaagcgacgacgcgcgcgagaagggcgccgccccagcgagagaagccatggcggaggcgaagcgaatcgagacgcagaggacgcacgccgcgccgcggagccagaagacggcgccgcaCTAACGCAGAGggaaaaaaaagaggaaagcgaggagggagagaaaggcggcaaagaaagcgagagagagcgaggagaggatgagaagagagaagaacggACCAAGGAGACCAGGACAGCCAGACGGTGTGCACGGTCGTTTGGAGTCGCccctcaggcgcgcgcgtgcgccttctcgccttcacACGAAAAGAGACACACCGGAAGACCGATGGCGATACACGCAGATGCGTCTACATGCACAGATGTGTGCTGACGAAGCACGTAGTGGGAGCAAGCGGAAGCGGAGGGAAGGCTGTTCGTCTGTATCGACCGTGAACAGTCGAGCCCAGAAAACGTTGGAAAACGGAAGGAAAGCAGTGAGTGGGCGGCTTTCTCACCCTGTTCCCGCGGTGAGGTACGGGCAGGAGGCCAGACCCAACATTTTCGTCTCGCTCCTTCCGCAGACGTTGCCACAAGACACACGTGAGCGGCGCGTTATGTCTCGGAGGCGGGAATCCCTCTCTGGCACTCCCAAAATAAAGGAAAAtgcgctgcctcttccgcAGTGCGTCAACGTGAACATCCCTAGTTTCCTTTGTCCTCCTTGTTCTGCTCCCTGTCTCGTTCCCTCCTGTTCGCGCCCTCCTTGTTTCCGCCCCCCGAGACGTGCGGCATgagcagacacgcgcggaAAGCCTGTCGCTTTTCTTCGATCCTCCGGTCGTTCTTCGCGGCGTGCTGCCCCAAAATGCAGTGAGGAGTCGCAAAGTACGCGAACAGATCGGCGACGCAGTGGGTAAAAAACAGACGGAGAAGGAGGGGCTCGCACTGCCTTGGAAAGGCGGGTGGAGAGGCGGGTGGAGAGGCGGGTGGAGACTGTGCGCGAGGTTGACGGGATGGAAAGCGATACTAACAGAAAAAAACCAAAAAAATTAGCAAAAAAACGAAGGCGCCTCCCCAAACAAGCAAACGCCGCACAGTTAGCGCGAAAAAGACACTCCAGTCGATGAAGAAGAATGCAACAAGGAGTGCCAGGTGGCTTCGAGCGCCGGACGGGAAACGCCCGCCTCAGACTTGCAAGGTGGCTGCAGTGGGCGGCTCCTCGAGAAAGGGCGAGACATCGAGGAGCAGTAGCAGGACGGGGGAACACGAGCAAAAGCAATAAGACAAGAGCCAAAAACTGCGAATGCTTGAAAAAAGGCGAGCTCTTCGGTTTAATCGAACCCAGGAGGTGGTCGCGCTGGCATCTCCTGCGTCCACagagtgtatgtacactgcAGTCATCTTGCCTTGAGTCCCGCCGCTCTTCGCGATGCAACTCTGCACgcggctttcttctcgcgttTTGTCCTGCTTGCCTCCACGGAAGAAATTGTGGAGGCAAACCCACCGAATGAGCTGACTTCGCGTTAACTGTCGAGAGGCAGGAAGTATTACCGCGGAAATACATCGGCGGAGAAAGacagcgggcggcgagaagacgtATAGTTCTCCTCGATTGTGCTTCAGTACGCTGCGCGCTCCGCGCCCCCACTTTTCAACGTGTTTGTTGTGCCCCGTTGTGTCtattttcttttctcttgcgAAGAATTTCTTCGGGGTTTCTCTTCAGTTCGTTTCCGCCGTTTGCTACTGTCTGATCGTTTGGATTTCCTTCTCGCTGGTCGCGCGGAACCTCGCCGGCAgcccccctccgcgcctttTCTCTGCTCTCTCCAGTCGCTCTCGTggactctctctctttcgtcAACTTTTGTCCCTGCAATCGGCTTTTTTTCCCTTCGTTTTCATCTGTCTTTCGTGTCTGAGCGTCCTTCGCTCGTTTGTGGATGCTTCATGCCCGAGAAGAGTGCACACAGGTCCGCTACCGCcccctttcttctccctctctttttcGTGGTGCTCAGCTCGCTTCTCTCAGTGCTCTTCTTGCGTAGAGGCCTGTCCTTTGGCCTCCTTTTCCCACTCACCGTTGCGCGCTCGTGTCTCAGCGAAAAgaggccgaaggcgaggcgctaTGCTTCAattctcgcctcttctcacCTTTGTCGCGACCGCACTCAATCCCGGGGACGCCGCTATTCAAGAGATTTCTATTCCAGCTTCGTCGTCTCAGCGATTGCTTTTCGTTCCCTTCATTTCTGGCTCATCTGTTTGGCGTGTGTGTTGCCATTTCCGTATCTGCgggtcgtcgctctcgcaccCTGCGAgtctgctgcctctctctctgagtTTCGTTTCATCCTGGGCTCTGTCtggctctcttcgctctctctctcgtgctCCCCGCTTTAGCGTttgtctttctttctcccCTTCGCCCCCAGACCACGCCTTGCCTTCGTCGCAGCCCTCTCGTGCGGCTCGTTgccttctgctgcgtgtTGCGCCAACGCGGctttctctccgctctccgcgaATATGTCAAAGGACAAGTACCAGAAGCAGTGGGAGCTCGTCTCCCAGCGCATGGAGAAAGTGGTGAGGCGAGGACGGGGtgcgaagaaaggaaaaactTCAAACCCGAGACCGAAAGCAGGGCAGGGGCGAGCGGATGAGACACTGGgcacgcagagccgcggagcagagaggagagggaacTCTTCACCCAGCTTTGCGCCGAGGGAACGCATCGCATTTCTTCTGTACTGTGCAAGTTGTTTTTCGTTTTACAGAACTCCGAGCTCCTCTCCCTCACGTACGGGACGCTGGTCACCCAGCTGCTGAAGGACTTGGAGCAGGTCGATGCGATCAATGCGCAGCTCGAGAAAATGTGAGAGGAATCAGCCGACTCCTCCGTGGCAGTCGACTGCGAATCTGCTTTTTGGCGTGCTTGTGCTGCTTTCTTCCCGACTGCGGTCCGAAACGTCACCGTTTTTCTCCGTTCGCGATTGGCACATTgttcttcgcggcgcaggggctTTCGACTGGAAATCGTTCAACGATGCTCTCTTGTGCTAGACGGGGATTTTTCGAAATCGCGCCAACTGTTAATGGGGTGCTTCTGGATTTCAAATCCTaccgcctcgctgctttcCCCGTTGTCGAGGCCGCGTTCGTTCCTCTTGTTCCTTCTCAACCTTTCCTCCGGCGTTGAAAACGCCGAGCCGCGGGCAGGCCGTTTAATGCAAAGGGGTAATCGATGACGCGGTAGCAAGGCGTggatcgcgcgccgctctaGCTCCGTGTGAATTTCCTCGGATTCTTTAGCTGACTCCGTGTGTGGTGTCGATGATTTTTCGGACTTGTTGACTTTTTAAAAATTTTTCCAGGGGTTATAATATTGGCATTCGACTGGTCGATGAGTTCCTGGCGAAAACCAACATGGGCGCGTGTACGTGCTTTCGGCAAACTGCGGAAGTCGTCGCCAAGGTAATCTCCTGATTTTAGTTGACCTTTTCGAATTTACCTTTTATTTGTCAGTGGTGTAGACAGATTTAAAAGAatgtctcttctcttcttctcatGAAGTCgctctgtcttctctgcagcggtgTCAGCTTTGCAGAGATGAGTTCCTTCGTTTCCCGAATCCTGCGACCTGTGTAGCTCTCAGCCGAGCTCGGGGTatgtcgcttcttctctcacGGCGTTTTCGTTCGTTGGTCTTTTTCTTCCattcgcgtgtgtctgcttcGGTTCCTTCTTCGCACGCGTTCATTCTCCTCGGTTGTTGTTCTCCTCGTCTTTTTCCTCTAGCTACGCttttttcgtctttcttctgttTCCACTTTCGTTCCTCGGGCGCGTGTCGGCGGCGTTGCCGACTTTCTCCCGGCTTCATCGGAGCCTGTGTCCGCTCGATTTTAGAAGTGGAATACTGcgcgcgctcttctcgctcccACTCGCTTTTCTCGCGTCCGCGAGTCCTCTGAAGGACAAACTCCGCtcgggcgcagaggcacgaAGACGCGCACATTTCCGGGTGCATGTCGTCGTCTGCTTTCGTGTAGTATTTttccgcgctctgcggcgttcACGCCCATcgcgtctcttttttctgcctcaaatctgcgcctgcggccttcgtCCTGGGGCGGCTAcggcctcctctctctctcatgTCCTCTCGAGACGGCCGCTTTGAGACGAATTTTTTTTCACTTTTTCCAGCTCGGCCTGCGGATGTTTCTGGGCACGACGGCGGAGGTCACCAACTGGGACCAGGACGAGACCTCGTGCTCGCTTATTCTGCACGAGAATCCCCTTACAGACTTCGTCGAGCTGCCcccgtcgctctcgcagctCTGCTACTCGAACCTCATCTGCGGAGTCATCAGGGGCGCTCTGGAGCAAGTACGACGCAGAACTTTACGTGTTTATTTTTATTTTTATTTATGCAATTTTCCGTATTTTCGTTTTGGCGGGTGCCTCTTCGTggacagccgcgccgctcgctgcagcgGTTGTCTTGCGAGGGGGCTCGTGTGCGCCTGTGCGCCTTGAAGGACTGGCGTGCTCGGCGTTTTCTTTGCTGAGACCTTGGGGTGTACGTATGCATCTGCGGACACGCGCAGTCGCGTCGTCCTTGTCGCATTTGACGTCGTATGCGGCGAAATGGACGCCGGGACTGCTTTTTCAGATGTGCGGGCACGCTTGAATTCGTCAAGGGAAAAAACGGTGGATGGCGCTTCGCTGGTTTGGCGGGGAgctgcctccgtcgctctGTTTTCACCGCCAGGGTTCATATGCACACATGCGCTAGCGTGAGAATACTTGGTTTGGGCTGTCGTGCATGCATGGGGGGGAATGTGTGCACGCatcttttttctgcgcatGTTTTTCGAATTTTGTCAGCTTCAGATGAGAGTGAACTGCTACTTCGTCCGGGATATGCTGAAAGGCGACGACTGCTACGAGATCCGCTTGGAGCTGACGGAGGTACGTGGCAGGTCGagtgtttttttctcgctttgtCAGACTACTCTCTGGCTGCCCTGCGATCCCGCTGGGCACGAGGCAGCCGTCACCTGCGGCGCCACAGATGAGCTTTTCGCGGCTCAGAAATCGTCTCTGTCAACCCAACAGCCACACGGGCTCGCCGGTCTGCACGCATGTGCGTACGTACATACAcaaaatatatgtatacatatatacataatgtatatatatgtatatatatctatatttatatgcagCTGTGTGCACGTGCTACGCAGATGCGTAGCTGTTGCGTGTTCAAAGAAGTTCATGCATTTGTGAGGTGTGAGatgtctgcgcgtctgcaccAGTTGTCATGCCCCATCATCTCTCAGCGACACAAGTCCAGATCTAACCCTAAACTCAAACTGTGCCTTGAAGTAgaaacatacatatatatacgcatgcaTGGTTGCAAGCATGCGTGTGTGGAGCTTAAATCTtgtttctgcttcgcctgaGTGTTTTCGGAGCGGGGAGTATCGGTGCCGCTCGTCGCTTGGTGCCTGGTGTCGCAGCTGATTCGAGAGGAGTTCATTGATGATGAAGAGAActgagcgaggaggcggtgaCCGCGAGAACGAGTAAAGACgctgggcgaggcgcgggctgGAGCTGCCAACGTTCGAGGCGCGTGGAAAAATAGTCCTTCAGCGCGTGTTGCCGCGTCTCCGTTTTGCTCTCCTGTTCGAACTTCCCGGCTCACggcgtttctctgcgtcgcgtgagttccgcgcgctgcaggggTCGCGCGTTTGGCAACTTTTCTTTGCTGCCCCTGTAAAGGTGTGAAAGGTGTGCGCGTGGTGATGTATCGATGTTTACTCGCCTGAAGTGTTGCGGAGGGGCGGGCGAGCTTCTTGCAAATAGAAtatctctgtctctctgtttgTTTTTGTATTTACCCATCTCTGCATCTGttggcgcgcggcctcgtctgtcCAGCTCTGAGTCGCCTCACCTCTAGGGTCATTGCTCATGCGTGGAGGTGGCGGCCGTGTGGGGCTCTGCGCGGAGTTCTAACAAAATGAAATCGAATCTTTTGAGCAGCTTGTTCTGAGTTCGGCGCGGTCctctggcgtcgctgcgtAATTCCTCACGTAAACTTTTGAAAAGAACGTTCGTGCCGCTTCATGGCGTGTGCGTTCACATGCCGcatacctacatatatatatatatatatatatatatatatatatatatatatatatatatatatatatatatatatatatatatttatattcgTACTttaatgtatatatatatataaaggtatatgcgtgtatatatatgtgtgtgtcgCATACGAGGCATATCGTTTCTCTGAGTACGTTATTATTGTTTTTGTCATAGATATGCGCCTGCGGACACGCAGATACGTGTCTAGTCTGCATATATGTACCTGCTTGTGAAAGTGCTGGTGTCTGATTCGCATGCAGTGCCGCGAACGTTCGCCCTTTCAATGAGCTCTTCGAGCTCGACCTAGAAGTCTTTCTCATTCCGCAGCTCACTCTTTCCCGGGGTCCCCCACCGTTGCGCAGCTTCTTTTCTGTTAAGTCTCTTCATTAGCGAGAAGGTACTTCTTTTTCATTATTTTTACATGCGTTTCGTAAGCGAGCCTTCCGCTCAGTTCGAACCGTAGATGGCTTCGCGATAAAgtccgaggccgcgccgtgTCGCAAATTCTTCGCTGCAAAGTAAATATCCCTCCATATTTGGTATTCTCAGTCTCCAGAGTCCGTTTGAAGAGTCCGCAGGCCTGTCTTGCAtgcgtcggcgcgcctctcacGCCATTCCACGTTTAGGCTTTTCTAGTCAGCACGAAAGAGAAAGCCTGAGAACGATCTCCGCACATGGAATGGCTTCGTGTTTTGTCTCTCTTCACAAGTGCCTCGAAAGCAACACTCCTTGCGTGGTGGATAATCCATCGAGCGACCCCTGAACTTGCAGAGAGTCGCTTGGATTTGCGATTGAGGAGAGTCCCAGTGCAGGTTGCGGGTGGCGATGACGCCACTTTTGAGCTTCCTCGGGCaggcgcggtcgcctgctGGCGTGTCTGCACGAGGCTTTCGCCGCTGAGGTGACGGCTGCCGCACGAAGCTCAGAACGAAATATAAATGACTTTACATGGAAAGTCAAGCTGATTAAAATTGCAGGACTATCTGAAGAAAGGGGATTGCGAGGGGCTGTCGTACCAACTCTGTAGAGGCACGAACCGTGGAGCATATAAGAACGCTGGAGGTCAACGCCGCACTCAGGACGCTTCCAGACGACTCTGCGTGTCTTTTCTAATCGACTGCTTCTGCAGCCGGGTTCATCTATCTCCAGCAGTTGTCCTGTCTTGCTGTCTCGACTGGCATCACATATTTCAGCTACGAGGTATACTTCTCATCCACGTCTATTAGGATactcttcttcctgcgcaATGGAGACCTCGAGCGACGAGTATGCGAGGTCTTTTTCGCAGTATTTCCATAAGACGCGGAAATAATGTCTAGGGCGTTGCAGTGTTTCTAGCTAGAGTTTGGGGCGAAGCTCCAGTTCGCGGTGCTGGGATCGTCGCTCGGGCATACTCATGTGCGTGGAGGTGCCTGCTAAGGCGTGCatggc is a window encoding:
- a CDS encoding putative Bet3 transport protein (encoded by transcript BESB_011880) translates to MSKDKYQKQWELVSQRMEKVNSELLSLTYGTLVTQLLKDLEQVDAINAQLEKMGYNIGIRLVDEFLAKTNMGACTCFRQTAEVVAKLGLRMFLGTTAEVTNWDQDETSCSLILHENPLTDFVELPPSLSQLCYSNLICGVIRGALEQLQMRVNCYFVRDMLKGDDCYEIRLELTELIREEFIDDEEN